From Eleftheria terrae, the proteins below share one genomic window:
- a CDS encoding ROK family transcriptional regulator → MDWDDLSPAEFRVLETVFWSGGASRHELAGQADFSKSKANAAVAALVERGLLEEVGPQPSTGGRRPELLRLAHRMGVLLAIDLGATSLALAVMAPDLTVLAYHSEAADVRAGPGVTVSRVRILLRQLLQQAGASASQVIGIGMGVPGPVEFDSGLLVNPPLMPGWEGFSIREYLREDYRAPAFIDNDVNLMALGELGRLQRRLSDFLVIKAGTGIGCGIVCHGEVYRGAEGSAGDVGHICVDHDGPRCHCGNLGCVEVMAAGPALARMAMEAARAGESAMLAERLQAQGTLTPEDVAQASRSGDVAANAIIQRSGQLLGRMLASLVNFFNPSHIFIGGGLARIGPLYLASIRQSIYQRSLALSTRHLQIEYAPLGERAGLSGAGVLALQETLRLHRRGRGR, encoded by the coding sequence ATGGATTGGGACGATCTCTCGCCTGCCGAGTTTCGCGTTCTCGAGACCGTGTTCTGGTCCGGAGGCGCTTCACGTCATGAATTGGCGGGGCAGGCGGACTTCTCGAAGAGCAAGGCCAATGCGGCGGTCGCCGCCCTGGTGGAGCGCGGCCTGCTGGAGGAGGTCGGCCCACAGCCCTCCACCGGCGGCCGGCGGCCCGAGCTGCTGCGGCTGGCCCATCGCATGGGCGTCCTGCTGGCCATCGACCTCGGTGCCACCAGCCTCGCGCTGGCCGTGATGGCGCCGGACCTGACGGTGCTGGCGTACCACAGCGAGGCGGCCGACGTGCGGGCTGGCCCCGGCGTGACGGTGTCGCGCGTGCGCATCCTGCTGCGCCAGCTGCTGCAGCAGGCGGGCGCCAGTGCCTCGCAGGTCATCGGCATCGGCATGGGCGTGCCCGGGCCGGTGGAATTCGACAGCGGCTTGCTGGTCAACCCGCCGCTGATGCCGGGCTGGGAAGGTTTTTCGATCCGCGAATACCTGCGCGAGGACTACCGCGCCCCGGCCTTCATCGACAACGATGTGAACCTGATGGCCCTCGGCGAGCTGGGCCGCCTTCAGCGACGGCTCAGCGATTTCCTGGTGATCAAGGCCGGCACCGGCATTGGCTGCGGCATCGTCTGCCACGGCGAGGTCTACCGTGGCGCCGAGGGCTCCGCCGGCGACGTCGGCCACATCTGCGTCGACCATGACGGCCCGCGCTGCCACTGCGGCAACCTCGGCTGCGTGGAGGTGATGGCCGCCGGCCCGGCGCTGGCCCGCATGGCGATGGAGGCGGCGCGCGCCGGCGAGAGCGCCATGCTGGCCGAGCGCCTGCAAGCACAGGGCACGCTGACGCCCGAGGACGTGGCCCAGGCCAGCCGCTCGGGCGACGTGGCGGCCAATGCCATCATCCAGCGCAGCGGGCAGCTGCTGGGGCGCATGCTGGCCTCGCTGGTGAACTTCTTCAATCCTTCGCACATCTTCATTGGCGGTGGGCTGGCGCGCATCGGCCCGCTGTACCTGGCCTCGATCCGGCAGAGCATCTACCAGCGCTCGCTGGCGCTGTCCACCCGCCACCTGCAGATCGAGTACGCGCCGCTCGGTGAGCGTGCCGGCCTGTCGGGCGCTGGCGTGCTGGCCCTGCAGGAAACACTGCGCCTGCATCGCCGGGGGAGAGGGCGGTGA